Part of the Candidatus Acidiferrales bacterium genome, CTCGCCGATCAGGCAAACCAGCCGGGGGAGTTCACGGCTTTCTGCTCCTACGAGTGGACCTCGATGCCGAACAACATGAATCTTCATCGCAACATCTTCTTCAAGGACTGCGCCAAGGTGCCGCCGATGCCCTTCAGCGCTCTGGACTCTTTCCACCCCGTGGATCTCTGGAACTGGATGGACAGACAGCGCAAGACCGGCAACGAGCTGCTCGCCATTTCACACAACGCCAACCTCTCAGACGGTCGCATGTTCCCGATCGACGTCGACACAAACGGCCGCCCGATCGATGCCGCCTATGCCGCGTCGCGCATGCGCAACGAGCCGCTGATCGAAATCAAGCAGCTCAAGGGCACCTCGGAGACGCACCCGTTGCTCTCGCCCAATGATGAGTTCGCCAGCTTCGAGATCATGTCGGTTCTGCTGGGCAACCCGCCAGGACGCATTCCGCACATTGTCGGCAGCTATGCCCGGCAGGCACTGAAGGATGGCATCGCCATGCAGGACACCGAGGGCTTCAACCCGTACAAGTTCGGTTTCGGGGCTGCGTCGGACTCGCACAACACCGCTGTCCCGTACCGCCAGGACAACTTCTTCGGCGGTCATTCTATTGCGGACGGGACGATCGAGGCACGCATGTCAGGCACTCTGGTGGGCGGTATGTTTGACGCGCGCACCGAAGGCACCGGCGGAATGACCGGCGTGTGGGCCGAGGAGAACACGCGCGCGTCGCTGTTTGAGGCCATGAAGCGCAAGGAAACCTTTGCCGTAACCGGCCCGCACATCAAGGTTCGTCTGTTCGGCGGGTGGGAGTACACCGCGGACATTCTGGCGGACAAGGACTGGGTCAAGACCGGCTATGCGAAGGGTGTCCCCATGGGTGGCGACCTGCCGCCCGCCAAGGCCAAGGCCCCGACATTTATCGTATGGGCGGTCAAGGATCCCACCTCCGGTAATCTCGACCGGATCCAGATCGTAAAGGGCTGGAGCAAGAGCGGCCAAAGCTTCGAGAAGGTCTTCGACGTCGTCTGGGCTGGTGACCGCAAGCCCGACAAGTGGACTGGCGTTGTGCCGCCGATCGGCAGCACGGTGGACGTCGAGAATGCAACATACACCAACACCATCGGTGACGTCGAGCTGAAGACGGTGTGGACCGATCCGGAGTTCGATCCGAGCCTTGATGCCTTCTACTATGCCCGCGTGCTGGAGATCCCGACGCCGCGGTGGACGACGATCCAGGCGAAGAAGCTGGGTATCGCGCCACCCGACGTCGTGGCTGCCACCATCCAGGAGCGCGCATGGAGCTCACCCCTCTGGTACACGCCAAGCGCCGAGGCGCGCAAGAACGCCAAGCCGGGCATCACGGTGGCCGACCTGAAGAAGAAGGGCGCGGTAGCGCTCGACGACGCTCAGCTGAAAACGCTGATCGTGGACAAGTCGACATGGCTGGAGAATACGGTGACCGGCGACAAGTACATGATCATCTACGGTGCCCTGGGCAAGGGCGCCGCAGCCAAGCCGCTCACACCCGTCGAGCCCGGGTACGTTACCCAGCGCTTCCCCGCTAACCAGGGCGAGCTCCAGGTACGGTACGTGGGAAAAAAGATGGCGATGCAGAGTTTGACCGGCGACCCGGTCGGAGCTAGCTATCTCGGCACCTCCCAGACGTATAACATCAACAACGGGAAGATCGTTACGTCGCTCGTCGGCACGCCAATCGAGATTACCGTATACAAAGTGGGCACGAAGTATCTGGGCGCGCGCAGCAACGAATTCGGGTACGCCAACTACGAGATCACTCCCGCAGTGGCGGAGGTGAGCCCTCTGCGGTGAGCCGTGATGATCGAACCGAAAAAAGACGACTTCGTCGAGATAGGAGGGTAAAGATTAATGAAACGCTGGTTGCGCGAGCCGCTGGTGCATTTTCTTCTGATCGGGCTGCTGCTATTCGCCGTTTACACTGTATTGAATCCCGGTCAGGAACGGAGTCTCAACCGAATCGTGCTGACCGAGGATGACCTCCGCCAACTGCAAATAGCCTTTACTGCACAATGGCAGCGTCCCCCCACTCCAGAGGAACTGGCCGGGCTCATCAACAGTAGAGTCCGCGAGGAGATTCTTTACCGTGAGGCGCTGGCGCTAGGCCTAGACAAAGAGGATACCATCGTCAAGCGCCGCATGGCGCAGAAGATGGATTTCCTCGCCGAAGATTTGTCAGACCTGCGCGAGCCCACGACCGAAGAACTCAGGGCCTGGTTCGAGAAGAACTCCAAGCGATTTGCGCTGCCCGCACGCGCCACGTTCCGCCACCTTTACTTCTCTCCCGACCGCCGAGGAGAGCACGCACGCGCCGACGCTTTTCGTACGCTCAATAAACTCGTCGGCAAACCCGAAGACTCGACGGCTGCGGCTGCTCTCGCCGATCCCTTCATGTTTCAGGATTATTACGGTGATCGCACGCCAGAGCAGTTGGCTAAAGAGTTTGGTCCAAACTTTGCCCAGTCTATGTTTCAACTGAAGCCCGGTTCGTGGCAGGGCCCAATCGAGTCTGGGTACGGCTGGCACCTGGTCTGGGTTGACTCGATTACACCAAGCCGTGTACCACAGTTCGAGGAGGTAGTGCAGGATGTCAAGTCCAAATGGATAGAGGAACAGCGCGCCGAGACGAAGCGCAAGATGTTTGAAGCGATGAGAATGCGCTATGAGGTTGTACTTCCCAAACCAACTGCGAAAGAGGTCCCGAGCACGAACCTGCCCACAGCCAAGGAGGCACCATGAACGTCTGGATGATAGGTTTTTGCAGTCTGCGTAAAAACACCTCGTTCACTCTTCGACAGTTCGACATGCTCACTGCTCAGGGCGAACGAGACAGGTGTCGTAGTCATTGGCAATTTTCCGTTCGTGCTGAGCCTGTCGAAGTACGAAAACGGTCTTTTCAGTACCCCACTAGGCTCCAGTGGTTCCTGCTTTTCGCTCTGTGGCTTGGCATGTTCGCCCAGGCGCCTAGCGCATGGGCCCACGAGTCTCGCCCCGCCTTCCTTGAGATCAACGAGACAGCTCCTGGCCGCTATAGCGTTCTCTGGCGTACCCCTATTTTGTCAGGCATGCGCCTTCCTGTCGCACTAAAATTTCCTGATGACGTGCGCAATGTCACGGAGCCGACGGTGCAGGAGCTAACTGACTCTCTCGTCGAACGCCGGGTGATCGAAGCAGGGGCAAACGGGCTTGCCGGAAAGCAAATCGAGTTCGTGGGGCTTCAGGCCACCATCACAGACATCCTTGTGCGTGTGCAACTGCGCGATGGCTCGCACTCGACGACGCTGGTAAAACCGTCTAAGCCCTGGGTGGAGATTGCAGGTTCGCGTGGGCCTTTAGCAG contains:
- a CDS encoding DUF3604 domain-containing protein, with the protein product MKKGSFTYFQLRGVMAVLLGTALLSLTAGPGFAQQRNPERNAYFGETHVHTSWSLDAFSIGNTITNPGDAYKYFKGEPIKHPLGFEVKIDTPLDWAGVTDHSEYAGVVQLANDPSSPISKLPAAQPLILKAKTKEEMTRVALYAINTLAAGPPVKALMAPEIAATVWKKNVELADQANQPGEFTAFCSYEWTSMPNNMNLHRNIFFKDCAKVPPMPFSALDSFHPVDLWNWMDRQRKTGNELLAISHNANLSDGRMFPIDVDTNGRPIDAAYAASRMRNEPLIEIKQLKGTSETHPLLSPNDEFASFEIMSVLLGNPPGRIPHIVGSYARQALKDGIAMQDTEGFNPYKFGFGAASDSHNTAVPYRQDNFFGGHSIADGTIEARMSGTLVGGMFDARTEGTGGMTGVWAEENTRASLFEAMKRKETFAVTGPHIKVRLFGGWEYTADILADKDWVKTGYAKGVPMGGDLPPAKAKAPTFIVWAVKDPTSGNLDRIQIVKGWSKSGQSFEKVFDVVWAGDRKPDKWTGVVPPIGSTVDVENATYTNTIGDVELKTVWTDPEFDPSLDAFYYARVLEIPTPRWTTIQAKKLGIAPPDVVAATIQERAWSSPLWYTPSAEARKNAKPGITVADLKKKGAVALDDAQLKTLIVDKSTWLENTVTGDKYMIIYGALGKGAAAKPLTPVEPGYVTQRFPANQGELQVRYVGKKMAMQSLTGDPVGASYLGTSQTYNINNGKIVTSLVGTPIEITVYKVGTKYLGARSNEFGYANYEITPAVAEVSPLR
- a CDS encoding peptidylprolyl isomerase encodes the protein MKRWLREPLVHFLLIGLLLFAVYTVLNPGQERSLNRIVLTEDDLRQLQIAFTAQWQRPPTPEELAGLINSRVREEILYREALALGLDKEDTIVKRRMAQKMDFLAEDLSDLREPTTEELRAWFEKNSKRFALPARATFRHLYFSPDRRGEHARADAFRTLNKLVGKPEDSTAAAALADPFMFQDYYGDRTPEQLAKEFGPNFAQSMFQLKPGSWQGPIESGYGWHLVWVDSITPSRVPQFEEVVQDVKSKWIEEQRAETKRKMFEAMRMRYEVVLPKPTAKEVPSTNLPTAKEAP